A window of Mucilaginibacter paludis DSM 18603 contains these coding sequences:
- a CDS encoding glycoside hydrolase family 31 protein → MDKIQDPDLPEQGLVVDEVIQHLNNPVAALKPIVKKYLGSVKSVLQERNKFYFADGNAKVEVIIISDDIIRVRLAPHGVFLDEFSYAVTGISQKVSVFALSENDDEYRISTNTVNCHISKKDFLISFSDNESHVTCADAKPMHWEENVAFGGYYVFETKQCHPKESFFGLGDKATELNLKGKRLQNWNTDAYSFAKDQDPLYRSIPFYISLNEGIAHGIFFDNTFKSHFDFGAEDPSKTSFWADGGELQYYYIHGPHMMDVVKRYHTLTGTHPMPPLWALGYHQCRWSYYPESKVRAIAKGFRDNQIPCDALYLDIDYMDGYRCFTWNRKYFPDPKKMIRELSDQGFKTVVIIDPGIRVDDNYGVFKEGKEKKYFCRRSDDYFMEGHVWPGRCQFPDFTNPEVREWWGGLFDELVQLGVAGVWNDMNEPAVFGAGTFPDDVRHQYDGHRGSHRKAHNVYGMQMVRATYEGLRKLMKNKRPFTITRAGYSGLQRYACVWTGDNVASWEHLKLGNIQCQRLSISGVPFCGTDIGGFSGEPDGELFTRWIQLGVFSPFMRAHSAGDTREREPWSFGEPYTTINRKFIELRYRLMPYFYSAFWEHNRYGFPILRPLVMHEQEVEINHYRQDEFTFGDKILVCPVMAPGIKSRKVYLPKGDWYHYWTHEKIKGGNELVVDTPLDSMPIFVKAGSVIPESPVMQFVGEKQIEELLFQVYYAPYEANSFFFEDYGETFAYEQDIYLEKKFVTTGDENSMTITQSVEGLYTPRYENYEMKVIGLPFKPSKVLVDNKQIIETNIDELERYRFKANKNFRMIQIFK, encoded by the coding sequence ATGGACAAAATACAGGATCCCGATCTGCCAGAGCAAGGTTTGGTGGTAGATGAAGTAATACAACATTTAAATAACCCCGTTGCCGCGCTAAAACCCATCGTAAAAAAATATTTGGGTAGTGTTAAAAGTGTGCTACAGGAGAGGAATAAATTCTACTTTGCAGATGGCAATGCCAAGGTTGAAGTGATCATCATCAGCGATGATATTATACGGGTACGGCTGGCGCCTCACGGCGTGTTTTTAGACGAATTTTCGTACGCGGTAACAGGCATTAGCCAAAAAGTTTCGGTTTTCGCTTTATCTGAGAATGACGATGAATACCGCATATCAACCAACACGGTTAATTGCCATATCAGCAAAAAAGATTTTTTAATTTCTTTTTCGGATAATGAGAGCCATGTTACCTGTGCCGATGCTAAACCTATGCATTGGGAAGAGAATGTTGCCTTTGGCGGCTATTATGTTTTTGAAACCAAGCAATGCCACCCTAAAGAAAGTTTTTTTGGTTTGGGCGATAAGGCTACCGAACTTAACCTGAAGGGCAAACGTTTGCAAAACTGGAATACAGATGCTTATTCTTTCGCTAAAGATCAGGATCCCCTATACCGTAGCATCCCATTCTATATCAGTTTAAACGAGGGAATAGCCCACGGTATATTCTTCGATAATACTTTTAAATCGCATTTTGATTTTGGTGCTGAAGATCCGTCGAAAACAAGCTTCTGGGCTGATGGTGGCGAGCTGCAATATTACTATATCCACGGCCCGCATATGATGGATGTGGTGAAGCGGTATCATACCCTCACGGGTACGCACCCCATGCCTCCGCTCTGGGCACTGGGCTATCATCAATGCCGGTGGAGCTATTATCCCGAATCAAAAGTGAGGGCGATAGCCAAAGGTTTTCGCGATAACCAGATCCCTTGCGACGCGCTTTACCTGGATATTGATTATATGGACGGGTACCGTTGCTTTACCTGGAACCGCAAGTACTTTCCGGATCCTAAAAAGATGATCAGGGAACTTAGCGACCAGGGTTTTAAAACCGTGGTTATTATTGACCCCGGTATCAGGGTGGATGATAATTACGGCGTATTTAAGGAAGGCAAAGAAAAAAAATATTTTTGCCGCCGCAGCGATGATTATTTTATGGAAGGGCATGTTTGGCCGGGCCGCTGCCAGTTTCCCGATTTTACTAACCCTGAAGTGCGCGAGTGGTGGGGCGGTTTGTTTGACGAATTGGTGCAGTTGGGCGTAGCCGGTGTTTGGAATGATATGAATGAGCCTGCAGTGTTTGGCGCAGGTACCTTTCCGGATGATGTGCGCCACCAATACGATGGGCATCGTGGCTCGCATCGTAAGGCTCATAATGTATATGGCATGCAAATGGTGCGTGCCACTTACGAAGGGCTGCGCAAATTGATGAAAAATAAACGGCCGTTTACGATTACCAGGGCCGGTTACTCGGGCCTGCAGCGCTATGCCTGTGTTTGGACCGGCGATAATGTGGCATCGTGGGAGCATTTAAAATTAGGTAATATCCAGTGCCAGCGCTTATCCATTTCCGGTGTGCCTTTTTGTGGTACGGATATAGGCGGGTTTAGCGGGGAGCCGGATGGCGAACTGTTTACACGCTGGATACAACTGGGCGTGTTTTCGCCCTTTATGCGCGCGCACTCCGCGGGCGATACGCGCGAGCGCGAGCCCTGGAGTTTTGGCGAACCATATACTACCATCAATCGTAAATTTATTGAGTTGCGCTACAGGCTGATGCCGTATTTTTATTCGGCTTTTTGGGAGCATAACCGCTATGGCTTCCCGATATTAAGGCCATTGGTGATGCACGAACAGGAGGTGGAGATTAATCATTACCGCCAGGACGAATTTACTTTTGGCGATAAAATATTGGTATGCCCGGTAATGGCGCCGGGTATTAAATCGCGAAAGGTATATCTGCCCAAAGGGGATTGGTATCACTACTGGACGCACGAAAAGATAAAGGGCGGCAACGAACTGGTTGTTGATACACCACTTGATTCCATGCCGATCTTTGTGAAAGCTGGATCGGTAATACCCGAATCGCCGGTGATGCAGTTTGTTGGCGAAAAACAGATTGAAGAACTGCTATTCCAGGTTTATTATGCGCCTTACGAAGCAAATTCTTTCTTTTTTGAAGATTACGGCGAAACTTTTGCTTACGAGCAGGACATTTATTTAGAGAAAAAATTTGTAACCACAGGTGACGAAAACTCCATGACCATCACGCAATCAGTGGAAGGATTATACACTCCGCGTTATGAGAATTATGAGATGAAGGTTATCGGCCTGCCGTTTAAGCCATCTAAAGTATTGGTAGACAATAAACAAATCATCGAAACCAATATTGACGAACTGGAGCGTTATCGCTTTAAGGCTAACAAAAATTTTAGGATGATACAGATATTTAAATAG
- the glgB gene encoding 1,4-alpha-glucan branching protein GlgB, which translates to MAKKANPKPTNPNVEPIAEPVLKAQKVKASPKKAVADALVNQEVKAKAAPQKAADSPAKQVKAKMSSKKNVTASVNQEAVPKPAQQVVTHIDVPLVEPLKAVEPYSLLTDFDIGLFKGGKHFKLYEKLGSHVVTHKNVVGTYFAVWAPNAQFISVIGNFNGWNRGSHPLYVRWDGSGIWEGFIPNVGDGETYKYYIKSSTGEDLEKSDPFALRWEEPPRTASIVTHTYYEWDDSEWMKIRKKHNALNAPYSVYEVHFGSWARGPEDPNVFLSYRDMAGKLVPYVKEMGFTHVEFMPLMEHPFYPSWGYQIVGFFAASSRYGSPQDLMYLIEEFHKAGIGVIFDWVPSHFPGDVHGIYKFDGTHLYEHADPRKGYHPDWTSYIFNYGRNEVRAFLISNALFWLDRYHIDGLRVDAVASMLYLDYSRKQGEWEPNVFGGNTNLEAISLLKEFNEAVYSHFPDVQTIAEESTSFRGVSRPTFLGGLGFGMKWMMGWMNDTLKYFKEDPINRKYHHNKITFSTVYAFTENFMLPLSHDEVVYGKKSILRKMPGDEWQQFANLRLLYSYMFTHPGTKLMFMGDEFGQSSEWNFKYSLDWHLLQFAPHQGAKETVKALNYLYKSEPALYERNFGADGFQWIDGGNAADSVLVYSRKGNDPKDDLVIILNMTPVTRKNYRIGVPQSGTWKEIFNSDDKKFWGSGCINPNQIQTQTIEWQWKPNSVVLNIPPLGATVLKRI; encoded by the coding sequence ATGGCTAAAAAAGCGAACCCTAAACCCACTAATCCAAACGTTGAACCAATTGCAGAACCCGTATTAAAGGCGCAAAAAGTTAAAGCATCTCCTAAAAAGGCAGTTGCTGACGCTCTTGTTAATCAAGAGGTAAAAGCAAAGGCAGCTCCCCAAAAGGCGGCTGATAGTCCCGCTAAGCAAGTTAAGGCAAAGATGTCTTCAAAAAAAAACGTTACAGCTTCTGTAAACCAGGAGGCCGTGCCTAAGCCAGCCCAACAGGTGGTTACCCATATAGATGTGCCTTTGGTTGAGCCGCTAAAGGCAGTAGAGCCTTACAGCTTATTGACCGACTTTGACATAGGATTATTTAAGGGTGGTAAACACTTTAAGCTGTACGAAAAACTGGGCTCGCATGTGGTTACGCATAAAAATGTGGTAGGTACTTATTTTGCAGTTTGGGCACCTAACGCGCAGTTTATTTCGGTTATTGGTAATTTTAACGGATGGAACCGAGGTTCGCACCCGCTATATGTACGCTGGGATGGTTCGGGTATTTGGGAAGGCTTTATCCCGAACGTAGGCGATGGAGAAACGTATAAATATTATATCAAGTCGTCAACAGGTGAGGATCTGGAAAAAAGCGATCCATTCGCACTTAGATGGGAAGAACCGCCGCGTACTGCATCAATCGTTACCCATACTTATTATGAATGGGATGATAGCGAATGGATGAAAATTCGCAAAAAGCATAACGCGTTAAACGCACCCTATTCGGTTTACGAAGTGCATTTTGGCTCCTGGGCACGTGGCCCCGAAGACCCGAATGTGTTTTTAAGCTACCGCGATATGGCCGGTAAGCTGGTGCCTTATGTTAAAGAAATGGGCTTTACACACGTAGAGTTTATGCCTTTAATGGAGCATCCTTTTTATCCAAGCTGGGGGTACCAGATTGTGGGTTTCTTTGCGGCATCGTCAAGATATGGCAGTCCGCAGGATTTGATGTACCTGATCGAAGAATTTCATAAGGCAGGCATCGGCGTTATTTTTGATTGGGTGCCCTCGCACTTCCCCGGCGATGTGCACGGTATCTACAAATTTGACGGTACTCACTTGTACGAGCACGCTGATCCCCGTAAGGGCTATCATCCCGATTGGACATCGTATATATTTAATTATGGCCGCAATGAGGTTAGGGCATTCTTAATCAGTAATGCCTTGTTCTGGCTTGACCGGTACCACATAGATGGCTTGCGGGTTGATGCTGTAGCTTCTATGCTTTACCTTGATTACTCACGTAAACAAGGCGAATGGGAGCCGAACGTTTTTGGAGGAAATACTAACCTTGAAGCCATCTCCCTGTTAAAGGAATTTAACGAGGCCGTTTATAGTCATTTTCCGGATGTGCAAACCATTGCAGAGGAGTCAACCTCGTTTAGAGGAGTAAGCCGCCCCACATTTCTGGGTGGTTTAGGTTTTGGCATGAAATGGATGATGGGCTGGATGAATGATACCTTGAAATATTTTAAGGAAGACCCTATCAACCGGAAATATCACCATAACAAGATCACCTTTAGTACGGTATACGCTTTCACCGAAAACTTTATGCTGCCTTTATCGCATGATGAGGTGGTATACGGCAAAAAATCAATTTTAAGAAAAATGCCGGGCGATGAATGGCAGCAATTTGCTAACCTGCGCTTGTTATACAGCTATATGTTTACCCACCCAGGCACTAAATTGATGTTTATGGGTGATGAATTTGGACAAAGCTCAGAGTGGAATTTCAAATATTCGCTCGACTGGCATCTGCTTCAGTTTGCTCCGCATCAGGGTGCCAAAGAAACGGTAAAAGCTTTAAATTATCTGTATAAAAGTGAACCTGCTTTATATGAGAGAAATTTTGGTGCCGATGGTTTCCAGTGGATTGATGGTGGCAACGCCGCAGATTCGGTATTGGTTTACAGCCGTAAAGGTAACGACCCGAAAGACGACCTGGTAATTATTTTGAACATGACGCCGGTAACGCGTAAAAACTACCGCATTGGCGTACCGCAAAGCGGCACCTGGAAAGAGATATTCAATTCGGACGATAAAAAATTCTGGGGTAGTGGATGCATCAATCCTAATCAAATACAAACACAAACAATCGAATGGCAATGGAAGCCAAATTCGGTTGTGCTAAACATACCACCCTTAGGCGCTACAGTGCTTAAAAGGATTTAA
- a CDS encoding alpha/beta hydrolase family protein, translating into MFPFLIRLKVVLPSMVLCLYVSITFAQTDQYPPAAQVATDFHRMLDRPKVNPRPHFKSIITDSAIVEKGSIYSEQDEQVPILIYKPLTKAKNFPVVIVLHSTGGSKDGREIKNILYQLTRKGIMGVAIDARYHGARIPGGAHGSKEYVEAATQAWENTEPAKQPHPFLWDTAYDLWRLTDYLVTRADVQPKRIGMTGISMGGIETWMAASVDARIKVAVLDIAAQSFNWSLENNRWQGRARTIQATHLRAAKDLGDTVLNQKNVKAVWDKLLPGITEEFDCPSMLRLFAPRPLLVLSTEKDANCPLPGAQIAFESARVAYTAVNAEKKLKMDIAVNQPHRATPEHMKMLVDWFVRWL; encoded by the coding sequence ATGTTCCCTTTTCTAATCAGGTTGAAAGTTGTGCTTCCAAGTATGGTATTGTGTTTATATGTGTCAATTACATTTGCACAGACTGATCAATATCCACCGGCAGCCCAGGTGGCTACCGACTTTCACCGAATGTTGGACAGACCAAAGGTGAACCCCAGGCCACATTTTAAGTCGATAATTACCGACTCTGCCATAGTTGAGAAAGGGAGTATCTACAGCGAGCAGGATGAGCAAGTACCTATCCTGATTTATAAGCCTCTTACTAAAGCAAAAAATTTTCCGGTGGTTATTGTGCTGCATAGCACCGGAGGTAGTAAAGATGGCCGCGAAATAAAAAACATACTTTATCAGCTAACCAGAAAAGGAATAATGGGCGTGGCAATTGATGCTCGTTATCATGGAGCGCGTATTCCAGGTGGAGCACATGGCTCGAAAGAATATGTTGAAGCAGCCACCCAGGCCTGGGAAAATACAGAGCCGGCTAAGCAACCCCATCCCTTTTTGTGGGACACCGCTTATGATCTGTGGCGCTTAACTGATTACTTAGTTACCCGCGCCGATGTGCAGCCCAAGCGTATCGGCATGACGGGTATTTCCATGGGTGGGATAGAAACCTGGATGGCCGCATCTGTTGATGCCCGGATAAAGGTTGCCGTACTGGATATTGCCGCGCAAAGTTTTAATTGGAGCCTGGAAAATAATCGTTGGCAGGGGCGCGCCCGTACCATACAAGCCACACATTTAAGGGCCGCAAAAGATTTGGGCGATACGGTTTTAAATCAAAAAAATGTGAAAGCTGTTTGGGATAAATTGCTGCCCGGAATTACAGAAGAGTTTGATTGCCCGTCGATGCTCCGTTTGTTTGCACCAAGGCCGCTGCTGGTGTTAAGTACCGAAAAAGATGCCAATTGCCCGCTGCCCGGCGCTCAAATAGCATTTGAATCGGCAAGAGTAGCTTATACGGCGGTGAATGCGGAAAAGAAATTGAAAATGGATATCGCAGTTAACCAACCCCACCGGGCTACACCGGAGCACATGAAAATGTTAGTTGACTGGTTTGTGAGATGGTTGTGA
- a CDS encoding transposase, with translation MPNHIHLLFENIAINGKEMPYVSFMKFTGHQFLHELRKTDLLLESFKVERNSRDYQFWQRNALPIEIFSREICEQKLDYIHHNPLQSHWSLVDDPNDYEFSSCSFYEKDDDRFNWLTDYRDIF, from the coding sequence ATGCCAAATCACATACACCTGCTATTTGAAAACATAGCCATAAATGGTAAAGAAATGCCATACGTGAGTTTCATGAAATTTACCGGGCACCAATTTTTACACGAGTTACGCAAAACCGACTTATTATTAGAATCATTCAAGGTTGAGCGTAATAGCCGGGATTATCAGTTCTGGCAACGTAATGCCTTGCCAATTGAAATATTCAGCCGAGAAATATGCGAACAAAAATTGGATTATATTCATCATAATCCGCTGCAAAGCCATTGGTCGCTGGTTGATGATCCAAACGACTACGAGTTCTCTTCATGCTCTTTTTATGAAAAAGACGATGATCGGTTTAACTGGTTAACGGATTATAGGGATATATTTTAA
- the gap gene encoding type I glyceraldehyde-3-phosphate dehydrogenase produces MKIGINGFGRIGRLAFRAAIERADIEIVGINDLVEPDYMAYMLKYDSTHGPFKGTIAVEGGHLVVNGKTIRVTAEKDPANLKWGEVGAEVIIESTGLFLTKETAQKHIDAGAKKVVMSAPAKDDTPTFVMGVNHKLLTAEDTIVSNASCTTNCLAPIAKVLNDSFGIEEGLMSTVHAVTATQKTVDSPSAKDWRGGRGAYQNIIPSSTGAAKAVTLVIPELKGKLTGMSFRVPVADVSVVDLTVRLKKGATYEQIKKAMKDASEGELKGILGYTEDDVVSEDFKGDARTSIFDAKAGIALNDNFVKVVSWYDNEWGYSNKLIDMVQEVGKL; encoded by the coding sequence ATGAAAATAGGAATTAACGGATTTGGCCGTATTGGTCGTTTAGCTTTTAGAGCAGCTATTGAAAGAGCCGATATTGAAATTGTTGGTATTAATGACTTAGTTGAGCCTGATTACATGGCTTACATGTTAAAATACGATTCAACTCATGGTCCTTTTAAAGGAACTATTGCTGTAGAAGGTGGCCATTTAGTTGTAAACGGTAAAACCATCCGTGTAACTGCAGAAAAAGATCCTGCAAATTTAAAATGGGGAGAAGTAGGCGCCGAGGTGATCATCGAATCAACTGGCTTATTTTTAACTAAAGAAACCGCACAAAAACACATTGACGCCGGTGCTAAAAAAGTAGTGATGAGTGCCCCTGCAAAGGATGATACCCCAACATTTGTAATGGGTGTTAATCACAAATTGTTAACTGCTGAAGATACTATCGTATCTAACGCTTCGTGTACTACTAACTGCCTTGCCCCTATCGCTAAAGTATTGAACGATAGCTTTGGTATTGAAGAAGGCTTAATGAGCACTGTACACGCTGTAACAGCTACTCAAAAAACAGTAGATAGCCCATCAGCTAAAGACTGGAGAGGTGGCCGTGGTGCTTACCAAAACATCATCCCATCATCAACCGGTGCTGCTAAAGCGGTAACATTAGTAATCCCTGAGTTAAAAGGTAAATTAACCGGTATGTCATTCCGTGTTCCGGTTGCCGACGTATCTGTGGTTGACTTAACCGTACGCCTGAAAAAAGGTGCTACCTACGAGCAAATTAAAAAAGCCATGAAAGATGCTTCTGAAGGCGAATTAAAAGGCATTTTAGGCTATACCGAAGATGACGTAGTATCTGAAGATTTTAAAGGCGATGCACGCACTTCGATATTTGATGCCAAAGCCGGCATAGCGCTGAATGATAACTTTGTAAAAGTGGTATCATGGTACGATAACGAATGGGGCTATTCAAACAAACTGATCGATATGGTTCAGGAAGTTGGTAAGTTATAA
- the pfkA gene encoding 6-phosphofructokinase — protein MQNIRKIAVLTSGGDAPGMNPCIRAVVRTAIYNNKEAFGVMQGYQGLIDNNMYEMKTRSVSNILHLGGTILKTARCMPFKTDEGQEIAYRNLKEREIDALVVIGGDGTFTGALRFSKRYPDIAVMGVPGTIDNDLYGTDYTLGFDTATNTVIEALDKIRDTADSHDRLFFVEVMGRDAGCIALRAGIAGGAEAIMLPETETALDDLINDLESSPNKSSSIVIVAEGDHHGGAYDIAKIVKDRIKSYHTKVTILGHLQRGGSPSSFDRILGSRLGYAAVNALLRGESQKMVGLRGNSIVLTELEEALTNHEFKLEDDLMEMVKVLSI, from the coding sequence ATGCAAAATATCCGGAAAATAGCTGTTTTAACGTCAGGTGGTGACGCGCCCGGTATGAACCCCTGCATCCGTGCAGTAGTACGCACAGCGATCTATAACAATAAAGAAGCCTTTGGCGTTATGCAGGGCTATCAGGGACTTATAGACAACAACATGTACGAAATGAAAACCCGCTCGGTGAGTAATATATTACATCTTGGTGGAACAATTTTAAAAACGGCGCGCTGCATGCCATTTAAAACCGATGAGGGCCAGGAAATTGCTTACCGAAATTTAAAGGAGCGCGAAATTGACGCATTGGTGGTTATAGGCGGCGACGGAACGTTTACCGGCGCATTGCGTTTCTCAAAAAGATACCCCGATATTGCTGTAATGGGCGTACCAGGTACTATTGATAACGACCTTTACGGAACTGATTATACCCTGGGCTTCGATACCGCAACTAATACCGTTATTGAGGCTTTGGATAAGATAAGGGATACCGCAGACTCGCACGACCGCTTGTTTTTTGTTGAGGTGATGGGCCGAGATGCGGGTTGCATTGCTTTAAGGGCCGGTATTGCCGGAGGTGCCGAAGCGATTATGCTGCCGGAGACCGAAACCGCGCTTGACGACCTGATCAATGATCTGGAAAGTTCACCCAATAAATCATCAAGCATCGTGATTGTTGCCGAAGGCGATCACCACGGCGGCGCATATGATATTGCCAAAATAGTTAAGGACCGGATTAAATCATATCACACTAAAGTTACTATCTTAGGCCACTTGCAACGCGGCGGAAGCCCCAGCAGCTTCGATCGTATTTTAGGCAGCAGGTTGGGTTACGCAGCAGTGAACGCCTTATTAAGGGGCGAAAGTCAGAAAATGGTTGGCCTGCGCGGCAATTCAATAGTGTTAACCGAACTGGAAGAAGCATTAACCAACCACGAATTTAAACTGGAAGACGATTTGATGGAGATGGTTAAGGTATTATCAATTTAA
- a CDS encoding NUDIX hydrolase gives METDLPKFDSAFSIDFVIFGFEAGELKVLLIERNQEPFNDWWALPGNLVENNESLDDAATRILFELTGFRDMHMEQFHTFGSVNRHPLGRVITVAYYALIRIIGQKEIRPVTQYAKKVSWHAINELPKLAFDHDEIFESSIQKLRRRLGYQPIAFELLPEKFTLTQLQLLYEAILNKKLDKRNFRKKMLSYGFLKELDEKQKGVSYRAAKLYKFDRRKYFKIFQNDLNLES, from the coding sequence TTGGAAACAGATCTACCTAAGTTTGATTCGGCGTTTTCTATCGACTTCGTAATTTTTGGATTTGAGGCCGGGGAACTGAAGGTTTTGTTGATTGAACGAAACCAGGAACCATTTAATGATTGGTGGGCTTTGCCCGGCAACCTGGTAGAGAATAACGAAAGTTTAGATGATGCTGCTACGCGTATTTTGTTTGAACTTACGGGCTTTCGTGATATGCACATGGAGCAGTTTCATACCTTTGGTAGTGTTAACAGGCACCCTTTAGGCAGGGTAATTACGGTGGCTTATTATGCATTGATCAGGATAATTGGCCAAAAGGAGATCAGGCCGGTTACCCAATATGCCAAGAAGGTAAGCTGGCATGCCATTAATGAGCTGCCGAAACTCGCGTTTGACCATGATGAGATATTTGAAAGCAGCATCCAGAAACTAAGGCGCAGGCTGGGCTATCAGCCCATTGCATTTGAGCTGTTGCCAGAAAAATTTACACTTACCCAATTGCAGCTGCTTTACGAAGCCATATTGAATAAAAAGCTTGATAAACGCAACTTTCGTAAAAAAATGTTGAGCTACGGCTTTTTAAAAGAACTGGATGAGAAACAAAAAGGTGTTTCGTACCGGGCGGCAAAGCTTTATAAATTTGATCGCCGTAAATATTTTAAGATATTCCAGAACGATTTGAACCTGGAAAGTTGA
- a CDS encoding N-acetylglucosamine kinase: MIIIADGGSTKTNWCLITDEQKKILFNTEGYNPYFSSTAYIVQSLKDNLPTDLEIEKITEVNYYGAGCSVDDKKKIVEDAMSLVFVNARINIGHDLLAAARAVLGINEGFAAILGTGTNTCIYNGKEITHNIDSLAYILGDEGSGCYIGKKLLGDYVRGYMPEPVRQLFWETYKLTPDDVIDNVYTKPLANRFCAGFSKFVYDNNVHIEYSRNLVKTSFQDFFRNLVTHYPNYQNYTFNCIGSVGYNFRNVLEEVVTENGMVMGNIIRSPIDNLVKYHLELAPTKL, translated from the coding sequence ATGATCATCATTGCCGACGGCGGCTCAACCAAAACTAACTGGTGTTTAATCACCGATGAACAAAAAAAGATACTTTTCAACACGGAGGGTTATAATCCTTACTTTTCGAGTACTGCTTATATTGTTCAGTCGTTAAAGGACAATCTACCAACCGATCTGGAAATTGAAAAAATAACGGAGGTAAATTATTACGGCGCAGGTTGCTCCGTTGACGATAAGAAAAAAATAGTTGAAGATGCCATGAGCCTGGTTTTTGTTAACGCCAGGATAAACATAGGCCACGACTTACTTGCGGCAGCCAGGGCGGTATTGGGTATCAATGAAGGCTTTGCTGCTATTTTGGGCACAGGTACCAATACCTGCATTTACAACGGCAAAGAGATTACACACAACATTGACTCGTTAGCTTATATTTTAGGAGACGAAGGCAGCGGTTGTTATATAGGTAAAAAGCTTTTGGGAGATTATGTACGTGGCTATATGCCAGAACCTGTGCGTCAGCTTTTTTGGGAAACCTATAAATTAACGCCAGACGATGTTATTGACAATGTATACACCAAGCCATTAGCCAACCGGTTTTGTGCAGGCTTCAGTAAATTTGTTTACGACAATAACGTTCATATCGAGTATTCACGTAACCTTGTTAAAACATCGTTCCAGGATTTTTTCCGTAACCTGGTAACCCATTACCCCAATTACCAAAACTATACTTTTAACTGTATTGGTTCAGTTGGCTATAACTTCCGCAATGTGCTGGAAGAGGTAGTAACCGAAAACGGTATGGTAATGGGTAACATTATACGCTCGCCTATAGACAACCTGGTTAAATACCACCTGGAACTTGCCCCTACCAAATTATAA
- a CDS encoding TetR/AcrR family transcriptional regulator codes for MNIAIDPHDIKKERILDSAYNRFLHYGYSKTTMNEIAGDVSMSKALLYYYFPDKSQLYVAVMRKLANSYLKKLTSNSDGFHNLEEAFIFQIDTQHDFIVTNYNFFDFFRLNEQNLPDAIWEIIEELHSAEIELLRNAIVKEAKKKVIRPVENPEAIADILLDALHGVRVRAVSQKKKFFPGKDQLEEIHQKRLLLVNIFVRGLTS; via the coding sequence ATGAACATTGCTATAGATCCGCACGATATCAAGAAGGAAAGAATTTTAGATTCCGCCTACAACCGTTTTTTACATTATGGTTATTCTAAAACAACCATGAATGAGATTGCAGGAGACGTTTCTATGTCTAAGGCTTTGCTTTATTATTATTTTCCGGATAAAAGCCAATTATACGTTGCCGTGATGCGTAAGCTGGCTAATAGTTATTTAAAAAAGCTTACCAGCAATTCTGATGGCTTTCATAATCTCGAAGAGGCATTTATTTTTCAAATCGATACCCAGCACGATTTTATCGTGACTAACTATAATTTCTTTGATTTCTTCAGATTAAATGAGCAAAACTTGCCCGACGCGATATGGGAGATAATAGAAGAGCTTCATTCTGCCGAAATTGAACTTCTAAGGAATGCAATTGTTAAAGAAGCCAAAAAGAAAGTAATCAGGCCGGTAGAAAATCCGGAGGCTATTGCCGATATTCTGCTGGATGCCTTACACGGCGTGAGGGTAAGGGCCGTTTCTCAAAAAAAGAAGTTTTTTCCGGGTAAGGATCAACTGGAAGAAATACACCAAAAGCGTTTGCTGTTAGTCAATATTTTTGTGCGTGGCTTAACCAGTTAA
- a CDS encoding OsmC family protein — protein sequence MNFKLLPIVSAEAEIKRTHYQTTIRSADHVIIADEPESAMGTDTGMNPYSLLLASLGSCTAITLRMYIDRKMWIVDEILVQLELYKTDAGTLIDRKLIFKGDINDEQHQKLINIANVCPIHKILTGDIKVVTS from the coding sequence ATGAATTTTAAATTACTGCCTATAGTTAGTGCCGAGGCCGAAATTAAACGTACCCATTATCAAACCACCATCCGTTCGGCAGATCATGTTATTATTGCTGACGAGCCGGAAAGCGCAATGGGTACAGACACCGGCATGAACCCTTACAGCTTACTATTGGCCAGCCTGGGTAGTTGCACAGCCATTACGCTACGCATGTACATTGACCGTAAGATGTGGATAGTAGACGAAATATTGGTGCAACTGGAGCTATACAAAACAGATGCTGGAACGCTGATTGACAGGAAGTTAATTTTTAAAGGCGATATTAACGATGAACAACATCAAAAGCTGATTAATATAGCCAATGTTTGCCCTATACATAAAATTTTAACTGGCGACATTAAAGTTGTAACCAGTTGA